In Polaribacter pacificus, the genomic window TTGACTGCCAGTCAAGCACTCTAGCCAACTGAGCTACATCCCCAGCTATACTTATTTTTTCTTTTCGCCTAAGACCAATAATGGAATACTACAGTGAAATTCTTTTTTTAGGATGGTATTCTTCTCCCATAATTTTGTGAAAAACCCTCGCTTTCTTCTAAAAACACACAATAAATCAGGATTATTTGCCTGAAAATGTTCTAAAACACCTTGAAATGTAGTGGCATTTTCTGTAACAGTTAATGATGATTTTACAGCTTCTAGCTGGCTATCTAAAACCAAATCCTCATCTGAATACCCTGGAGTTTTAACCAACAATAAATTTACAACAGGATTAAAAGTTTTCATTAAAAACTGCAAAGGTTCTAAAACGTTTTTCTCTGTAACAACCCCAGACTTAAATGCTGTTAACACAGATTCAAAAGGTTTAAACACATAGCCTTCTGGAACAATTAAAGCGGGGATACTAGATTGTTTTACTACACTACCTGAAGTACCTCCTAAGAAAACTTCTTCTTTAATTGAGTTGCTCTTTGGTCCCATCACAATTAAATCGATTCCTATTTTTTTATCAACAGAAGTTATTGAATCTAATACATTACTATTGGCAGAAATCAATTTGATATCTAATCCCCTTCGGTTGGTTGAATTGATAACAGATTTTAAATACAAATTAGTTTCTCTTTCTAAAATTGCGTCTACATCAACCATCGTTCCAGCTTTAGAAAAGGCTTTATATGCCCTAAGCACATAGATATTAGCACCAATAGTGCTAGCAAAATCTATTGCATATTGAAGGGTATTGATGGAATTTTCACTAGAACCGATAGGAACAAGAATATTTTTCATGAATTGTTTTTTTTGAGAAAAGGAAATTACATAATTTTAATGAATTGCAAAAGTAATCAACCTAAATATAACATTTGTTAAAATTTAGTTGGTTTCAATGGCTTTTTTTACCCTATGAACAAAACCCCTATCGACTTTAAAAGTATCAACAAATTAGCGATACCAGCGCTCATTGCCGGTGTTGCAGAACCCTTATTGTCTATAACAGACACAGCCATTATTGGAAACATTGAATACAATGCTGTTGAATCTTTAGCAGCAGTTGGAATCGTTGGTGCCTTTATATCTATGCTGATTTGGGTTTTTGGACAAACTCGAAGTGCTATTTCTGCAATCGTATCTCAGTATTTAGGAGCTGATAAATTGGATGAAATAAAAAACCTACCCAGTCAGGCCATCTTAATTATCGTGCTTTTAAGCCTTATAATTCTAGGTATTAGTTATCCTTTTGCTAGCAGTATATTTCGTTTTTACAATGCTGATAACCTCATTTTACAGTACTGTATAGAGTATTACCAAATTAGAGTTTTTGGGTTTCCTTTTTCTTTGTTCACCTTTGCTATCTTTGGAGCTTTTAGAGGTTTACAAAACACCTACTATCCAATGATCGTTGCCATTATTGGAGCTTTGCTAAACATTGTTTTGGACATTATTTTAGTTTATGGAATTGA contains:
- a CDS encoding universal stress protein, producing MKNILVPIGSSENSINTLQYAIDFASTIGANIYVLRAYKAFSKAGTMVDVDAILERETNLYLKSVINSTNRRGLDIKLISANSNVLDSITSVDKKIGIDLIVMGPKSNSIKEEVFLGGTSGSVVKQSSIPALIVPEGYVFKPFESVLTAFKSGVVTEKNVLEPLQFLMKTFNPVVNLLLVKTPGYSDEDLVLDSQLEAVKSSLTVTENATTFQGVLEHFQANNPDLLCVFRRKRGFFTKLWEKNTILKKEFHCSIPLLVLGEKKK